Proteins from a single region of Amorphus orientalis:
- a CDS encoding glycosyltransferase family 4 protein — protein MHIVIDLQGAQSESRFRGIGRYSLSLAKAIARNRQRHTVSLVLNTAFPESVAAIRASFSDLIGPENIHVFHGLDHVNGRDTANGWRRLAAEAIREAFISSLRPDVVLISSLFEGFADDAVTSIPESAPYPTAAVLYDLIPLLNRENYLTNALTRDWYDHRISNLKRADALLAISESSAREAATHLGFSSERLTNISGAAGPEFTPGPVSEDTASRIRKAYRIKGKFVLYAPGGFDPRKNIPRLLRAWAAVPRSVRGERQLVIASRLPTGLESELSRTCRKEGLADNETVFTGYVPEDDLIDLYRLCELFVFPSLHEGFGLPALEAMSCGAPTIGSDRSSIPEVIGRADAMFDPTDPAAIAGCIKAVLSDQACRKDLAAYALERSDAFSWDTTAQAALKGLEALGKDAEGTKPNVSVQSRRLAIVVPTGRLAGGPAHRMRALIPELARTYSVDLFCLDGRAPEPPLPGIGLVLGANTARAQLPAYERVVHCLGDGGGAELSAALAKDVPGAIYLLDSTLSNRLEGAPPSSRSKLLYDTEGFLALASTGTHTGSAPLVWQDTLTRAVGVIAGSDLIRDRLQQTYGAPPGGGAWPVVPFIDIPSSDATGPTMARSEALATLGLGEGPVIAVAADPPTDTALLDQIDRSGGSDVQIVVLDSRTNADRERLATRIGRISSDIGNVVVVDPTHAPSLSAAVAAASTIAIAGERVAQGESGLARLLAEAGAGERIRIDGNEPVTPAATAPAAISEAARAFGAALEEIYDEAVGGLLQAERAIAHLSGSAGSQGTAPSNDTSVLDQEAAAIAIANTFPPRFALRQLLVDVSELTHRDARSGVQRVVRNIVLQWLRNPPKGWRVEPVYASARGYRYATRFTFDLLGQDSSGIVDQGVDTAPGDLLLMLDLQHHVASVNRPYFHWLRARGVGVYFVVYDLLPILIDGAFPKSMTKLHEDWLDVVRESDGAFCISRAVADELADWLAATDRLTDRPFNIGWFHLGADFTAAKSWTGLPANAQKLIETIKAKPTFLMVATVEPRKGHTQVLDAFDELWRAGVDVNLVIVGKEGWMVKPLVKRLAGHPERQKRLFWLEGISDEFLEQIYGASAGLLAASKGEGFGLPLIEAAQHKIPILARDIPVFREVAGEHAAYFSGETGAALAAAIRKWLDAYERGDHPRSDAMPYLSWKDAADAFGRKIVEGEFYRTASLTGEADQPPLGTAKARSGNRP, from the coding sequence GTGCACATCGTCATCGACCTGCAGGGCGCCCAGTCGGAAAGCCGCTTTCGCGGCATTGGACGGTATTCACTGTCGCTGGCGAAGGCGATTGCGCGGAACCGGCAGCGCCATACCGTCAGCCTGGTCCTGAACACCGCTTTCCCCGAATCCGTGGCCGCCATCCGCGCCAGTTTCTCCGACCTGATCGGTCCGGAAAACATCCACGTCTTTCACGGGCTGGACCACGTCAACGGTCGCGACACGGCCAATGGCTGGCGCCGTCTTGCCGCCGAGGCAATACGGGAAGCCTTCATCTCCTCCCTCCGGCCCGACGTCGTCCTGATCTCTTCGTTGTTCGAGGGGTTCGCAGACGACGCGGTGACCTCGATACCAGAATCCGCGCCGTACCCGACGGCGGCCGTCCTTTACGACCTGATCCCGCTGCTCAACCGCGAAAACTATCTGACCAACGCGCTGACACGCGACTGGTACGACCATCGGATCAGCAATCTGAAACGCGCCGACGCGTTACTCGCGATCTCGGAGTCAAGTGCGCGCGAGGCCGCGACGCATCTCGGTTTCTCCTCCGAGCGGCTGACCAACATTTCCGGGGCGGCCGGGCCTGAGTTCACCCCGGGACCCGTCTCGGAAGACACGGCCTCGCGGATCCGGAAAGCCTACCGGATCAAAGGCAAGTTCGTCCTCTATGCGCCCGGCGGGTTCGACCCGCGAAAGAACATCCCGCGGTTGCTCCGTGCCTGGGCGGCGGTCCCCCGTTCGGTGCGCGGCGAACGGCAACTCGTCATCGCCAGTCGGCTCCCCACGGGCCTGGAGTCGGAGTTGTCGCGGACCTGCCGAAAGGAGGGGCTCGCAGACAACGAGACTGTTTTCACCGGCTATGTTCCCGAAGACGACCTCATCGATCTCTATCGGCTCTGCGAGCTGTTCGTGTTTCCCTCGCTGCACGAGGGCTTTGGTTTGCCGGCCCTGGAAGCGATGTCCTGCGGCGCACCGACCATCGGCTCCGACAGATCGAGCATTCCGGAGGTCATCGGGCGCGCCGACGCCATGTTCGACCCGACCGATCCCGCTGCGATCGCTGGCTGCATCAAGGCGGTGCTTTCGGACCAGGCGTGCCGGAAGGATCTCGCGGCCTACGCGCTGGAACGGTCCGACGCCTTTTCCTGGGACACGACCGCGCAGGCCGCGCTGAAAGGCCTGGAGGCACTCGGAAAGGACGCCGAAGGCACCAAACCAAATGTTTCGGTCCAATCCCGGCGTCTCGCCATCGTGGTCCCGACGGGTCGGCTTGCGGGCGGACCGGCCCATCGGATGCGGGCACTGATCCCCGAACTTGCCCGCACCTACTCGGTCGACCTGTTCTGTCTCGACGGGCGCGCGCCCGAACCGCCCCTTCCCGGGATCGGTCTGGTTCTGGGCGCCAACACGGCGAGAGCACAACTGCCTGCCTACGAGCGCGTGGTGCACTGCCTCGGCGACGGAGGCGGCGCCGAGCTTTCGGCAGCGCTCGCCAAAGACGTGCCTGGCGCAATCTACCTGCTCGACAGCACGCTCTCCAACCGACTGGAGGGTGCGCCACCTTCGTCCCGGTCGAAGTTGCTCTACGACACCGAAGGCTTTCTGGCCCTGGCCTCGACCGGAACGCACACCGGTTCTGCTCCCCTGGTGTGGCAGGACACGCTCACCCGAGCCGTTGGCGTCATCGCCGGAAGCGATCTGATCAGGGATCGACTCCAGCAGACATATGGAGCGCCGCCGGGCGGTGGCGCGTGGCCGGTTGTCCCTTTCATCGACATCCCCTCCTCCGACGCGACCGGACCGACGATGGCCAGGAGCGAGGCGCTTGCGACGCTCGGGCTTGGCGAGGGACCGGTCATAGCGGTCGCAGCCGACCCTCCGACCGACACCGCATTGCTCGACCAGATCGACCGATCCGGCGGCAGCGACGTCCAGATCGTGGTGCTCGATTCCCGCACCAATGCCGACCGTGAACGGCTTGCGACCCGGATCGGACGCATCAGCTCCGACATCGGAAATGTCGTCGTTGTCGATCCGACCCACGCGCCGAGCCTGTCTGCCGCGGTTGCGGCTGCATCAACGATCGCCATTGCGGGAGAACGGGTCGCGCAGGGCGAGTCCGGACTGGCACGCCTTCTGGCAGAAGCCGGCGCCGGTGAACGTATCCGGATCGATGGCAACGAACCCGTCACGCCCGCTGCGACCGCCCCGGCGGCTATCTCCGAGGCCGCGCGAGCGTTCGGTGCGGCACTTGAAGAGATCTACGACGAAGCCGTTGGCGGGCTCCTGCAAGCCGAACGTGCGATTGCGCATCTGTCCGGGTCGGCCGGCTCACAGGGAACGGCTCCTTCCAACGACACGAGCGTTCTGGACCAGGAAGCCGCGGCGATCGCGATCGCGAACACCTTTCCGCCCCGGTTCGCGCTGCGCCAGCTCCTGGTCGACGTGTCTGAGCTGACCCACCGCGATGCCCGCAGCGGGGTCCAGCGTGTGGTGCGCAACATCGTCCTCCAATGGCTCCGCAATCCACCGAAGGGCTGGCGCGTCGAGCCCGTCTATGCATCGGCGCGCGGCTATCGCTACGCCACCCGCTTCACCTTCGATCTGCTCGGCCAGGATTCGTCCGGAATCGTCGACCAGGGCGTCGATACGGCGCCGGGCGACCTGCTTCTGATGCTCGACCTCCAGCACCATGTCGCCTCGGTCAATCGCCCCTACTTCCATTGGCTGCGAGCCCGTGGGGTGGGCGTCTATTTCGTGGTCTATGACCTCTTGCCGATCCTGATCGATGGCGCCTTCCCCAAGAGCATGACGAAGCTGCACGAGGATTGGCTCGACGTCGTCCGGGAGAGCGACGGCGCTTTCTGCATCTCGCGGGCGGTGGCCGACGAGCTCGCCGACTGGCTCGCGGCCACCGACCGCTTGACCGACAGGCCGTTCAATATCGGCTGGTTCCATCTCGGCGCCGACTTCACGGCCGCCAAGTCGTGGACCGGCCTTCCCGCCAACGCACAGAAGCTGATCGAGACGATCAAGGCCAAGCCGACGTTCCTGATGGTCGCGACCGTCGAGCCCCGCAAGGGTCACACCCAGGTGCTCGATGCCTTCGACGAACTGTGGCGCGCCGGCGTCGACGTGAATCTCGTGATCGTCGGCAAGGAAGGCTGGATGGTGAAGCCGCTGGTCAAACGACTGGCCGGACACCCGGAGCGCCAGAAGCGCCTCTTCTGGCTGGAGGGCATCAGCGATGAATTCCTGGAGCAGATCTATGGCGCAAGCGCCGGCCTGCTCGCCGCCTCGAAAGGCGAAGGCTTCGGCCTGCCGCTGATCGAGGCTGCCCAGCACAAGATCCCGATCCTCGCCCGGGACATTCCGGTGTTCCGCGAGGTCGCCGGAGAGCATGCCGCCTACTTCTCCGGGGAGACCGGTGCGGCCCTCGCCGCGGCGATTCGCAAATGGCTCGACGCCTACGAGCGCGGAGACCATCCCCGCTCCGATGCCATGCCGTATCTGAGCTGGAAGGACGCCGCCGACGCGTTCGGCCGCAAGATCGTCGAGGGGGAGTTCTACCGAACTGCCAGCCTTACCGGCGAAGCCGACCAGCCTCCGCTTGGGACGGCCAAGGCCCGCTCAGGCAATCGGCCCTGA
- a CDS encoding glycosyltransferase family protein, with translation MIETDRPLRILVFANFDRRRRQTFYYNVDQKLYRGLIRLGHMVLGFSDRDTARELAPLPGKRWGVGRMHARLIETVAHFKPHVVLMGHADLTGPEVFAKIRGAAPGVKIGRFCVDDPQVNTKAVAAFADQAALADVGFITTGDADALSRISRRPGSIAYLPATMVDPAAETGRVFEAPATSLRWDGLFLGTGRLGRAAQLDYLKSHLPEGFRFEIGGRAATGVQLRSLEFYETLEKAAMSPCLPIDERVPSLRYYSSDRIGQLLGVGVATLTHRPAAFDELLEDGVIPFDGREDLAEEMARLWRDDAERRRRAEIGWRLARERTPNWRVAQYVVETLLGEGYSKRYEWPSGPIA, from the coding sequence GTGATCGAAACCGACCGTCCGCTCCGCATTCTCGTCTTCGCCAATTTCGATCGACGGCGGCGGCAGACCTTCTATTACAACGTCGACCAGAAGCTCTATCGGGGACTCATCCGCCTCGGGCACATGGTCCTCGGCTTTTCCGATCGGGACACCGCCCGCGAACTGGCGCCGTTGCCGGGCAAGCGGTGGGGCGTGGGTCGGATGCATGCGCGCCTGATCGAGACGGTCGCCCACTTCAAGCCTCATGTGGTGCTGATGGGCCATGCCGATCTCACCGGGCCGGAGGTGTTCGCGAAGATCCGCGGAGCGGCGCCGGGCGTGAAGATCGGCCGCTTCTGCGTGGACGACCCTCAAGTGAACACCAAGGCGGTTGCAGCGTTTGCGGATCAGGCCGCACTTGCCGATGTGGGGTTCATCACCACCGGCGATGCCGACGCCCTCAGCCGCATAAGCCGGCGGCCCGGATCGATCGCCTACCTGCCGGCGACCATGGTGGACCCTGCGGCCGAGACCGGCCGCGTCTTCGAGGCGCCGGCGACAAGCCTCAGGTGGGACGGCCTCTTTCTCGGCACGGGCCGGCTCGGCCGGGCCGCCCAGCTCGACTATCTGAAATCGCATCTTCCGGAGGGCTTCCGCTTCGAAATCGGCGGACGGGCCGCCACCGGCGTACAGCTCAGAAGTCTGGAGTTCTACGAGACGCTCGAAAAGGCGGCTATGTCGCCCTGTCTGCCGATCGACGAACGGGTACCGTCGCTGCGCTACTACTCCTCCGACCGGATCGGCCAGCTTCTCGGTGTCGGCGTCGCGACGCTGACCCATCGGCCGGCCGCGTTCGACGAGCTTCTGGAAGACGGTGTCATCCCTTTCGACGGGAGGGAGGACCTGGCTGAGGAAATGGCGCGGCTTTGGCGTGACGACGCGGAGCGGCGGCGGCGGGCTGAAATCGGCTGGCGGCTGGCCCGCGAACGCACCCCCAACTGGCGCGTGGCGCAGTATGTCGTGGAGACGCTCCTCGGCGAAGGCTATTCGAAGCGCTACGAGTGGCCCTCAGGGCCGATTGCCTGA
- a CDS encoding fused DSP-PTPase phosphatase/NAD kinase-like protein: MTNEDRDLGRWERPLKSAPERYAAWASTLVKDHGVFRLIYRNRHQVSEELWRSSQPIPSDIRWARRKGVRTIISLRHSSNFGAWPLMKETCERKGLALVNLPLFSREPPTHQAVRYAKHVFDTIEYPALLHCKSGADRAGMGSALYVLLRQGGTADEAIRQLNWRFGHFSFAKTGILDAFLRRYKEDGEAKGISFVDWIETGYDRAALFEEFRSNYWADVLTDKLLRRE; this comes from the coding sequence ATGACAAACGAAGATCGCGATCTCGGACGTTGGGAGCGTCCTCTCAAATCCGCTCCCGAACGATACGCCGCGTGGGCGAGCACGCTGGTCAAGGACCACGGCGTCTTCCGTCTGATCTACCGCAACCGCCATCAGGTGAGCGAGGAGCTCTGGCGGTCCTCCCAGCCGATCCCGTCCGATATCCGGTGGGCGCGGCGCAAGGGGGTTCGCACCATCATTTCGCTCAGGCACAGCTCCAACTTCGGGGCCTGGCCGCTGATGAAGGAGACCTGCGAGCGCAAGGGTCTGGCTCTGGTCAATCTGCCCCTGTTCTCCCGCGAGCCGCCGACGCATCAGGCCGTGCGCTACGCCAAGCATGTGTTCGACACGATCGAGTATCCGGCACTGCTGCACTGCAAGTCGGGTGCGGACCGGGCGGGGATGGGGTCGGCCCTCTACGTGCTGTTGCGCCAGGGCGGGACGGCCGACGAGGCGATTCGCCAGCTGAACTGGCGCTTTGGCCACTTCAGCTTCGCCAAGACCGGCATCCTCGACGCCTTCCTGAGGCGCTACAAGGAAGACGGCGAAGCGAAGGGCATCTCCTTCGTCGACTGGATCGAGACCGGATACGACCGTGCCGCGCTGTTCGAGGAGTTCCGCTCGAACTACTGGGCGGACGTGCTCACCGACAAGCTGCTGCGGCGCGAATGA
- a CDS encoding GNAT family N-acetyltransferase: MSPRSLRTLIARPSASVLVAQLGAEVVGSVIVLYRRTASVGRLYSLAVEPRARGLGVAVKLLGAAEEDAVSRRQSAVRLEVRADNAAAIALYDRAGYRISGRRTNYYQDGETALLFRKTLAPQKAAASVARAAAAAR; encoded by the coding sequence TTGTCGCCGCGCAGCCTGCGGACCCTGATCGCGCGGCCGTCTGCTTCGGTCCTTGTGGCCCAGCTGGGCGCCGAGGTCGTCGGATCGGTCATCGTCCTTTACCGTCGGACCGCTTCGGTGGGCAGGCTCTATTCGCTCGCCGTGGAGCCCCGCGCCCGCGGGCTCGGGGTTGCCGTGAAACTGCTGGGCGCGGCGGAGGAAGATGCCGTCTCCCGCAGGCAATCGGCCGTCCGGCTCGAGGTGCGTGCCGACAATGCAGCCGCCATTGCGCTTTACGACCGGGCCGGATACCGCATCAGCGGGCGGCGGACGAACTACTACCAGGACGGCGAAACCGCCCTTCTCTTCAGAAAGACACTCGCTCCGCAGAAGGCGGCCGCCAGCGTGGCGCGCGCAGCGGCGGCCGCGCGATGA
- a CDS encoding RimK family protein — MSDWVILVDQYRDFDQADTIHKVLSVRDYVARPEIFEGRRPILINLARSFAYQSMGYYASLLAEARGQRVLPSVQTIIELSRKALYRAGLPELEDALNRDWKRVSEGHQRPFKLLVAFGLPDISGFERFAALLFDWYRAPLIEVTVGGEAWATVERLRTPSIHTLSGERRAFVAASLARHTRRRWRMPKARRPARYTLAVLHDPREALPPSSRRSLEQLAAVGEKMRFAVEPIQKSDLTRLAEYDALFIRETTSIGNHTYRFARRAEQEGMPVIDDTVSMIRCTNKIYLKELLEAHRVPMPASRVVSRLSDARRLGESLGLPLVLKVPDGSFSRGVHKVHTQEELERLSASLLGQTDLLLAQEYLPTSFDWRVGVLGGKALFACQYLMAKNHWQIIKHEDGKPAREGGFRTFPVDNAPAEVIDLALRAAAPIGDGLYGVDIKVGPAGPVVIEINDNPNLDTDVEGQVLRDELWRAVIDWFRSRLEAGR, encoded by the coding sequence ATGAGCGACTGGGTCATTCTTGTCGACCAGTACCGCGATTTCGACCAGGCGGACACGATCCACAAGGTCCTGTCGGTGCGCGACTATGTGGCCCGCCCCGAGATCTTCGAAGGCCGCCGCCCGATCCTCATCAATCTCGCCCGCAGCTTCGCCTATCAGAGCATGGGCTACTACGCCTCACTCCTGGCGGAAGCGCGCGGGCAGCGGGTTCTGCCCTCTGTCCAGACGATCATCGAGCTGTCCCGCAAGGCGCTGTACCGCGCCGGCCTGCCGGAGCTGGAGGATGCGCTCAATCGCGACTGGAAGCGCGTCTCCGAGGGGCACCAAAGGCCCTTCAAGCTTCTGGTCGCATTCGGTCTTCCGGACATCTCCGGGTTCGAGCGCTTCGCCGCCCTTCTGTTCGACTGGTACCGCGCCCCGTTGATCGAGGTGACGGTCGGCGGAGAAGCCTGGGCGACCGTGGAGCGGCTGCGCACACCATCCATACATACGTTGTCCGGCGAGCGACGTGCCTTTGTGGCGGCCAGTCTGGCCAGGCACACGCGCCGGCGGTGGCGGATGCCGAAGGCGCGACGGCCAGCCCGTTATACCCTCGCCGTCCTGCACGACCCGCGCGAAGCGCTGCCACCCTCGAGCCGACGGTCGCTGGAGCAGCTTGCTGCCGTTGGCGAGAAGATGCGATTCGCCGTGGAGCCCATCCAGAAGTCCGACCTGACGCGGCTGGCCGAATACGACGCGCTGTTCATCCGCGAGACCACATCGATCGGAAACCACACCTACCGGTTCGCACGTCGTGCCGAACAGGAAGGCATGCCGGTGATCGACGACACCGTGTCGATGATCCGGTGCACCAACAAAATCTACCTGAAGGAGCTTCTCGAAGCGCACCGGGTCCCCATGCCTGCCAGCCGGGTGGTCAGCCGCCTTTCCGACGCACGACGCCTTGGAGAAAGCCTTGGTCTGCCACTCGTCCTGAAGGTCCCGGATGGCTCTTTCAGCCGGGGTGTACACAAAGTGCACACACAGGAGGAGCTGGAGAGGCTGAGCGCGAGCCTTCTCGGCCAGACCGATCTGCTCCTGGCCCAGGAATATCTCCCGACCTCGTTCGACTGGCGTGTCGGCGTCCTGGGTGGAAAAGCCCTGTTCGCGTGTCAGTATCTGATGGCCAAGAACCACTGGCAGATCATCAAGCACGAGGACGGAAAACCCGCGCGCGAAGGCGGATTCCGCACCTTCCCCGTCGACAACGCGCCTGCGGAGGTTATCGACCTTGCCCTGAGGGCTGCCGCGCCGATCGGCGACGGCCTCTATGGCGTGGACATCAAGGTCGGCCCCGCAGGCCCGGTGGTCATCGAGATCAACGACAATCCGAATCTCGATACCGACGTGGAAGGCCAGGTCCTGCGCGACGAGCTGTGGCGCGCCGTGATCGACTGGTTCCGGAGCCGGCTAGAGGCCGGCCGCTAA
- the metK gene encoding methionine adenosyltransferase, with amino-acid sequence MSRNYIFTSESVGAGHPDKVADNISDAVLDACLKVDPASRVACETMVNTGMVVLSGEITTKAQIDYTDIVRETILDIGYDNPAYGFDGNSCAVLVAMDKQSPDIAQGVDEGAGLDLEQGAGDQGLMFGYACRETEQLMPLPIQLAHRLTAKQAEVRKSGKLPWLRPDVKSQVSVSYENDKPTHVDTIVLSTQHDEEISYEDLKAAVIEEVVMPEVKSFGVNKDIKFHINPTGRFVIGGPVGDCGLTGRKIIVDTYGGMGRHGGGAFSGKDPTKVDRSAAYAARYVAKNIVAAGLADTCEVQIAYAIGVARPVSVNINTFGTGKIGEDRIAAMVREHFDLRPKGIVQMLDLLRPIYRPTAANGHFGRTEDSFSWEKTDKAEALAADAGVKVAS; translated from the coding sequence ATGTCTCGTAACTATATTTTCACGTCGGAATCGGTTGGCGCCGGTCATCCAGACAAGGTCGCCGACAATATTTCCGACGCTGTCCTCGACGCCTGCCTCAAGGTCGACCCCGCCTCTCGCGTGGCCTGCGAAACCATGGTCAATACGGGCATGGTGGTCCTGTCCGGCGAGATCACGACCAAGGCTCAGATCGACTATACGGACATCGTTCGCGAGACGATCCTGGACATCGGCTACGACAACCCGGCCTACGGCTTCGATGGCAACTCCTGCGCCGTCCTGGTCGCCATGGACAAGCAGTCTCCGGACATTGCCCAGGGCGTCGACGAGGGCGCTGGCCTGGATCTCGAACAGGGTGCCGGCGACCAGGGCCTGATGTTCGGCTACGCCTGCCGGGAGACCGAGCAGCTGATGCCGCTGCCGATCCAGCTGGCCCACCGGCTGACCGCGAAGCAGGCCGAGGTCCGCAAGTCCGGCAAGCTTCCGTGGCTGCGTCCCGACGTGAAGAGCCAGGTGTCCGTCTCCTACGAAAACGACAAGCCGACCCACGTCGACACCATCGTGCTCTCCACTCAGCACGATGAGGAGATCTCCTACGAGGACCTCAAGGCCGCGGTCATCGAAGAGGTCGTGATGCCCGAGGTGAAGAGCTTCGGCGTCAACAAGGACATCAAGTTCCACATCAACCCGACCGGCCGGTTCGTGATCGGTGGTCCGGTGGGCGACTGCGGCCTGACCGGCCGCAAGATCATCGTCGACACCTACGGCGGCATGGGCCGTCACGGTGGCGGTGCGTTCTCCGGCAAGGATCCGACGAAGGTCGACCGTTCGGCCGCGTACGCCGCGCGCTATGTCGCCAAGAACATCGTCGCCGCCGGCCTGGCCGACACGTGCGAGGTTCAGATCGCCTACGCCATCGGCGTCGCCCGTCCCGTGTCGGTGAACATCAACACCTTCGGGACCGGCAAGATCGGCGAAGACCGGATCGCCGCCATGGTGCGCGAGCACTTCGACCTGCGGCCGAAGGGCATCGTGCAGATGCTCGACCTGCTGCGTCCGATCTACCGTCCGACGGCCGCCAACGGCCACTTCGGCCGGACCGAGGACAGCTTCTCCTGGGAGAAGACCGACAAGGCGGAGGCGCTTGCCGCCGACGCCGGCGTGAAGGTCGCCTCCTAA
- a CDS encoding glycine/sarcosine N-methyltransferase encodes MTKADLNRELVLQEQEYDGDPTEVRETDQYRAEYVQSFVEKWDELIDWDARAESEGHFFVDVLRARGAHTVLDVAAGTGFHSVRLIEAGFDVTTCDGSAAMLARAFENGKDRQLILKTVQSDWRWLSKDVNGKFDAIICLGNSFNHLFDENDRRRALAEFYACLKHDGVLIIDQRNYDAILDKGFSTKHKYYYCGDQVVAEPEYIDDGLARFRYSFPDGSEYNLNMFPLRKNYLRKLLQEAGFQTIRTYGDFQETYQEYDPDFFVHVAEKSFVDDNEVIEDPMLQDSAQAAADTAEAYYDDSAADEFYFNIWGGEDIHVGLYETTKDIKEASHLTVKRMCEQAGRIDADTKVLDIGAGYGGSARVIAREYGAPVVALNISETQNERDRELNKAQGLDKLVTVKHGSYEDIPEADESFDLVWSQDAILHSGNKPKVFEEVFRVLKPGGCFIFTDPMQADVVSDPASLQPVLDRLHLDNMGSFALYRRLAREAGFTEGEHLELTHNLRTHYSRVSEEVKADYDNLVKLSAEDYLQRMLKGLDAWVTAADAGNLAWGILVFRKPERI; translated from the coding sequence ATGACGAAAGCCGATCTCAATCGCGAACTCGTCCTCCAGGAACAGGAGTACGATGGCGACCCGACCGAGGTGCGCGAGACCGATCAGTACCGCGCCGAGTACGTCCAGTCCTTCGTCGAGAAGTGGGACGAACTGATCGACTGGGACGCCCGCGCCGAAAGCGAGGGCCACTTCTTCGTTGACGTGCTGCGCGCGCGCGGCGCCCACACGGTGCTCGACGTCGCCGCCGGTACCGGCTTCCACTCCGTCCGCCTGATCGAGGCCGGCTTCGACGTCACCACCTGTGACGGCAGCGCCGCGATGCTCGCCCGCGCCTTCGAGAACGGCAAGGATCGTCAGCTCATCCTCAAGACGGTCCAGTCGGACTGGCGCTGGCTGTCCAAGGACGTCAACGGCAAGTTCGATGCCATCATCTGCCTCGGCAACTCGTTCAACCACCTGTTCGACGAGAACGACCGCCGACGTGCACTGGCCGAGTTCTATGCCTGCCTGAAGCACGATGGCGTGCTGATCATCGACCAGCGGAACTATGACGCCATTCTCGACAAGGGCTTCTCGACGAAGCACAAATACTACTATTGCGGCGATCAGGTCGTTGCCGAGCCCGAATATATCGACGATGGCCTCGCCCGCTTCCGCTACTCGTTCCCGGATGGATCCGAGTACAACCTGAACATGTTCCCGCTGCGCAAGAATTACCTGCGCAAGCTGCTCCAGGAAGCCGGTTTCCAGACGATCCGGACCTATGGCGACTTCCAGGAGACCTATCAGGAATACGATCCGGACTTCTTCGTCCACGTGGCAGAAAAGTCCTTCGTTGACGACAACGAAGTGATCGAAGACCCGATGCTTCAGGATTCGGCCCAGGCCGCGGCCGACACGGCAGAGGCCTACTACGACGACAGCGCCGCCGACGAGTTCTACTTCAATATCTGGGGCGGCGAAGACATCCACGTGGGCCTCTACGAGACCACGAAGGACATCAAGGAAGCGAGCCACCTGACCGTCAAGCGCATGTGCGAGCAGGCCGGGCGGATCGACGCGGACACCAAGGTGCTCGATATCGGCGCCGGCTACGGCGGTTCGGCCCGGGTCATTGCCAGGGAATACGGGGCCCCCGTCGTCGCGCTCAACATCTCCGAGACGCAGAACGAGCGGGACCGGGAGCTGAACAAGGCGCAGGGCCTCGACAAGCTGGTGACCGTCAAGCACGGCTCCTATGAGGACATCCCGGAGGCCGACGAGAGCTTCGATCTCGTGTGGTCCCAGGACGCCATCCTGCACTCGGGCAACAAGCCGAAGGTGTTCGAGGAGGTCTTCCGCGTCCTGAAACCGGGCGGCTGCTTCATCTTCACCGATCCGATGCAGGCCGACGTCGTCTCCGACCCGGCCTCCCTGCAGCCGGTTCTGGACCGCCTCCACCTCGACAACATGGGCTCCTTCGCCCTCTATCGTCGTCTGGCGCGCGAAGCCGGCTTCACCGAGGGCGAGCACCTTGAGCTCACCCACAACCTGCGCACCCACTATTCGCGGGTGTCCGAGGAGGTGAAGGCCGACTACGACAACCTCGTAAAGCTCTCCGCAGAGGACTACCTCCAGCGCATGCTGAAGGGGCTCGATGCCTGGGTGACGGCGGCCGACGCCGGAAACCTGGCCTGGGGCATCCTGGTCTTCCGCAAGCCGGAACGCATCTAG